The following are from one region of the Nicotiana tomentosiformis chromosome 7, ASM39032v3, whole genome shotgun sequence genome:
- the LOC138895192 gene encoding uncharacterized protein, whose translation MVRTRAAVADNVTPERMSLEAEAETDEEHVSQLEFSELARHAPILVPTIRERVCKFIEMLDNDIKICMARELQTDTPFQQVVEIVRKIEGVLDKEMESKKAKRSRRSGGLSGFYSSARTHYSEGSSSRPAQSAHQTTRSAPVSSCDAPPARDSYNSYSSYPAQTQYEQQQPQGGCYECGDTRHIMRDCPSSAIMGSNGRVKPIKPSRSSRPFGLLRLPFLA comes from the exons atggtgaggacacgagctgcagttgctgATAACGTTACCCCGGAGCGGAtgtcgctagaggcagaggcagagaccgacgaggagcacgtgtcgcagctaga gttcagtgagttagcccgtcatgcacctatcttagttcctacaatcagagaacgggtctgcAAATTCATTGAGATGCTCgataatgatattaaaatatgcatggctcgagagttgcaaactgatactccatttcaacaagtagtggagattgtaaggaagattgagggtgttttagacAAGGAAATGGAGTCTaagaaggccaaaaggtctcgaagatctggagggttaagtggattttactcttcagctaggacccattatagtgaAGGCTCGagtagtcggccagctcagtccgcacatcagactactcggagtgctccagtaagttcttgtgatgcaccaccggcacgggattcctataatagttattccagttatccggcacagactcagtacgagcaacaGCAACCTCAagggggttgttatgaatgtggtgatactaggcacatcatgagagattgtccctcctccgctataatgggttctaacGGAAGAGTAAAACCCAttaaaccctccagatcttcgagaccttttggcctccttagactccctttcctcgcctaa